ATATTCCGCGCTGTGCAGGGCGGCACCGATTGTTGAGGACAGGGCGCTTGCAAGGGCATTTCTGATACATTGGACGGCGGCGATCCGCGATGATCCGCTTATGGTTCCTGCATTATCGGTGCATATGGGGGCGCAGGGCACTTCGGCGATGCTGTATCGCAAGGGGTCGCTGACGCTCTCGCTGCTTAGCCTTCCGGGCCAGAAGCATGGCGATGCTACGGCCCCGATAAGCTTCGCACCCGGCGCGTCGGCCTTTGCCCCGGTCAACGATGCTGCCACCATGATCCAGAGCTGGCGCGAGACCAGCGCTTCGGAGGGTTTATGCGCCGTGCCTGAGGGCGAACCGATTGCGTTGGGTGATAGGGCCAGGGTGATCGATACTGACCGCTGCTCGGTCCAGCTCCATCCCACAGACAAGACGCAGCTGCTTTTGCGGCTGACATGGGTGCCGCAGGGTAGTAACGGGCTGCGCCAGCGCCATTATGCCGCGAGCGATGGACGTCCGCTGGGTACCACTTCTGCGGACTCGCAGACCACCCGGCAGATGCTGGCACTCTCGGCCTTGCGCGCGCTGCAGGCAAAGTACGCTATGCCTGCCATGCTGGCCATGACTGGCCAGCCGCTGGCACCGCTGCGCTGGCAGGCGCTGCGCGAATGTGCCGCTACCGATGTGATGGCGGTATTGCCCCGGGCGAAGCAGATGGCGCATCATGATCCCGATACCCGAATTCGCGCCATGGCAGGAGCACTGGTGCAGCAGATGGCGGAGTGCACGTCGTCTGCGGATAACGCCGCAGCGGATGCCGCCTGATGGCGCTGGATATCAGCCGCGCCGCCGACAGCATGATGCGCCTCGACGACGTGCTGGCAGCGTTTGATGCCGATCCGCCATCGGTGAGAAGCGAGGAAACGCGCAATCGCGCGGCGGGCATAATGGCGCGGCTGGCGCTCGATCGCGAATGTGTCGCCAATGCGGCGCTGGCAGAAATCGAACAGGGCTTTACTGATGACCGGATGATCGATGATGGCGCTAGCGATAATGCCAAAAGCGGCACCCTCGCTGACCGGCGCTATGGTCCACAGGTGCTGATGCTGGGTGAACCACGACCGGGGTGGTTTCTGCGCGCCAATATCTGGCCGGCACAGTCGGACTATGCCCTTCGCGCCAGCGGTGATACCGCCTTTTCCTATGGTCTGGCGCATGACCATAATTTCGACTTTCTCACCATCGGCTATCACGGCCCCGGCTATGTCAGCGATTATTATGAGCAAGATTATGACGCGCTGGCGGGTTATCGTGGTGAGCCGGCGCGGTTGCGCTTTATCGAGCGCTCGGCGCTGCACAAGGGTCGGATATTGTATTATCGCAAACATCGCGATGTCCATTGCCAATATCCGCCCGAGCAATTGTCGATATCGCTGAACCTGATGTTCACCGCACCCGAGCAGCACTGGTATGATCAATATCGCCATGATCTCGATAGCGACCGGATCGACGGCATAGTGAGCCATGGCGCAAGCGATGTGTTGCTGCGGCTGGCAGTGGAAGCAGAACTGGATGAAGGACTGGAACTGGCGGAGACGGTGCTGCACCTGCACCCGAGCGGTCGGTTGCGCGGTGTCGCGCTCGACGCGTTGCACCGGCATCTAAGTGATGAGCCGCAGGCGCAAGCGCGATTGCTGGAACGCGCCATGCAATCCGACAGCGCCCTGGTGGCGGGGCAGGTCCGGCAACTGGCTTTGACGCACAGCCGGGATGATCTATAGCCGCGGGCAGTTACCGAGCAACCGGAGCGCCCGTTCCATGATGGATAATGCCGATATTTCAGGAATTGCCAGCCTGATCCAGCTCGCCATGGCCCCGGCTTTTCTGCTGGTGGCTATTGGCGCGATGCTGCAGCTGTTTTCGGCACGGCTGGGGCGGGTAGTTGACCGCTCACGCGAACTGACACGCACTCATGCCGATAGCTGTGATGACGGTCGGCGACGCATTGTCTGTGAATTGCGCGGCCTCGACCGGCGGATGACGGTGGTCAATGGTGCAATTCTTATGGGCGTGTGCGGTGCAATCACGGTGGGCATCGTCATCGCCATGCTGTTCGTCACCGGTTTGGCGCAGATCGACCTGACGATCGCCATCTCGGTCTGTTTCATCCTGGCCATGGCCTTTGTGATTATCGGCCTGTCTCTGTTTCTGTTCGAGGTCCGGTTGGCCGAGAAGAACATCCATATCGACCGCGATTTCCTTGTCCTCGACGAATAGGCCATGAGGCCAATCCCTATTGCCGATAGGTCTCGATAATCGCCGCATCCACCCACATGATGTCATTGCCGCGGGTGAAGAAGAAATATTTGCCGTCCGGCGTGACCATCGGGCAATAGTCGGTCTCCGGCGTGTTGATCAGTGGCCCCATATTGACACCTTGGCCCCATGACCCGTCTGCCTGTTTGAAGCTGATATAGAGATCGGCACCGCCCAGACTGTCCGGTCGCGCGGCGGAGACATGAATGATATAGCTCTCATCCGGGCTGACATAGATATCGCCTTCGTCGATCTTGCTGTTGATTCCCGGCCCCAGATTGACCGGCGTTTCGAAGCGACCATCGGTATATTGCGCGCGATAGCTGTCGCGCGCGCCGATGCTGTCGTCGCGATTGGCGGAGAAATAGAGGCTGCCATCGGCCACCAGCATCGGATAGAGGTCATGGCCGGGGGTATTGATCTCCGGGCCTAGCGGTTCGGGAGTAGACAGGCCATGACGGCTGATCCGGCTGCGCCATATATTGAATTGTTCGAGCGAATATCCCGCCAGCGGCCGATCGGATATGAAATAGAGCCAGTCGCCATCGGGTGAGAACATCATGTCGACATCGGCATGGCCGGGATAGGTTTTCGACGGAGCGGCGAGGCCCGGTTCTTGCCAGCTGCCATCATCGCGCAGCCGACTGTAAAACATTTTGAAAACGCCATTCACGATGCGCGAAAACATGAAAATCTTGCCATCAGGCGAAAAGACGGAATTCAGTTCGCGTTCGTTTTCGAGCGAAATCAGGCCCGGCGCAAAGACTTCCGGCTCCATGCCCGGCGTCTGTTGCCCGAGATAGGGGCCTGACAGTTCCGGCCAGGACTCCTGGGCCATGACGGGTGAGGCGAGAAGTAGCAAGGGAGCCAGAAACAAAGCGGCGCGCATAGTCGATATCCTTTCTGCAAGATGCGCGAAGTCTATCAACAGGCGCAGCTTGTTCAAGCGTTGATACCGATCAGGCGCCAACCCGATGCGACACAATTCAGTGGGGCACTATCATCCAGACTGACATGAAATGGCGAAACCGGACTCAGCTCTCGGTCGCGGCTTCCGCTGCTGTATCTTCACCTGCTTCGAGATCGGCCTCATCGGCGGCGTCAGCCGCTTCCACTTCGGCTTCGGCTTCCGCAGGCGTCGGCTCGGGCAGCGGCAACGGGTTGTCTGAATTCTGGTTGAGATAGGCGATGATATTGGCCCGGTCTTCGGCCTTGCTGAGTCCGGCAAAGCTCATCTTGGTGCCATCGGCATAGCGCCGGGGCGAGGTCAGCCAGGCGTCCATATTCTCAAAGCCCCAGGGTTCGGAAATGCTCTTGATGGCATCCGAATAGGCAAAACCGGCAGCAGCGCCATGCGGCTTGCCCATTATGCCATAGAGATTCGGGCCGATGCCGGTAGCGCCGCCCTTTTCGATGCTGTGGCAGCTGCTGCACTTGCTGAACACCTTGGCACCGGCATCTGCACTCGACAGCGCCATCATGTCGCCGATCGAGACCGCTTCTTCCTCGCCGCCGCCTGCACCACCGCCAGCACTGGCAACGAAGAAACCGGGTTTTTCAGGCGCTTCCGGACTGCCGGCATGGAAATATTTGCCGCTCACGATGCTGAGACCCAGTGCGGTTGCGGCACCAGCCAGAACCCAGCCGTAAATCGTGTTTCTGCTATCGGACATGCGCTTGTAAACCTTTGTCGTGACGAACTATGCCATTGAAATTTTGCTATGGTGGTCGCAATGGGCCACCATCACGGGAGCCACTTAATGCGCCAGAGACACGGGTGCAAGCATTTTGGCTTGGCATCCGGGGGGCGGCTCGCCTATCGCCGTGATGACAGGAAAGAATATGCAAAGTTATCCGGGAATTGCGCTTGAAAAAGTGCGTGAAATGGCGGCGATGGCCGCAGCAGAACCGGCGCGCGCTGTCGCATTTCAGGGTGCGCCCGGGGCCAATTCGCATATCGCCTGCAGCCGCTATGACAGTGCTGCGCTGCCGATGCCGTGTTTCTCCTTTGCCGATGCCATAGATGCGGTAAAGCATGGCGACGCCGACCGCGCCATCATCCCGATTGAGAATTCGCAGCATGGCCGGGTCGCGGATATTCACTTCCTGTTGCCCGAATCCGGATTGTCGATCATCGCCGAGAGCTTCCTGCCTATTCATCATTGCCTGATGGCGCGCAGTGCCGGGCCGCATCATGAGGTGCTGAGCCATCCCCAGGCGCTGGGCCAGTGCCGACATTATCTCAAACAGCACGGCATGACGCCTATCGCCTATGCCGACACCGCCGGGGCAGCGGCGCGGGTTGCGGAATCGCAAGAGGCTGGCCTGGCCGCGATCGCGCCGGAAATGGCGGCAGAGCTTTATGACCTGAAGATTATCGCCAGGAATATCGAGGATGCCGATCATAACATGACGCGGTTCGTTGTGCTGTCACGCACGGGCACCATGCCCGATGAGGATAGCGGCCCGGTGATGACGACGCTGACCTTCGAGGTGAAGAGCATACCGGCCGCGCTGTACAAGGCACTGGGCGGCTTTGCGACCAACAATGTCAACATGACCAAGCTGGAAAGCTATCAGCGCGACGGGAAATTCTCCGCAGCGGAATTCTACGCCGATATTGAGGGCATGCCGGGCAATCCGGCTGTCGACCGGGCGCTTGAGGAACTGGCATTTCACAGCAAATGGGTCCGGCTGCTCGGCAGCTATCCGCGCGCAAGAGAGCGGGGCTAGACCCTTGCCCCGGGCGCTAGTCCCGCTGGTAGCGCAACACTTTCTGCATCAGCGCCTTGCCCTTATCAGTCAGGCAATAGGTGACATGGTTCTCCGAGCGTTCGCATTCGGTGACCAGCTCGAGTCGGACAAGCGTGTCGATGGCAACATCATGTTCGTTGCCATCCAGTTTGATGCTCTGTTTCAATCTGTCCTTACTCATGGCTTGTCCCGTATCCGCAGCAATCCACAGGTCCAGCAGGATGCTGCGCTCAGTTACATCGATTTGGGGTCAGACGGTGGAGCCGTCAAAGTGCTGTGCCGCGCCCGCATGTGCGACGCGGTAGCGGAGTAAAGGGCTGAATATACGCCCAATTCTCTTCAGCATCATGGACTCC
Above is a genomic segment from Pseudomonadota bacterium containing:
- a CDS encoding cytochrome c family protein, whose translation is MSDSRNTIYGWVLAGAATALGLSIVSGKYFHAGSPEAPEKPGFFVASAGGGAGGGEEEAVSIGDMMALSSADAGAKVFSKCSSCHSIEKGGATGIGPNLYGIMGKPHGAAAGFAYSDAIKSISEPWGFENMDAWLTSPRRYADGTKMSFAGLSKAEDRANIIAYLNQNSDNPLPLPEPTPAEAEAEVEAADAADEADLEAGEDTAAEAATES
- a CDS encoding DUF2721 domain-containing protein translates to MMDNADISGIASLIQLAMAPAFLLVAIGAMLQLFSARLGRVVDRSRELTRTHADSCDDGRRRIVCELRGLDRRMTVVNGAILMGVCGAITVGIVIAMLFVTGLAQIDLTIAISVCFILAMAFVIIGLSLFLFEVRLAEKNIHIDRDFLVLDE
- a CDS encoding transposase, which produces MALDISRAADSMMRLDDVLAAFDADPPSVRSEETRNRAAGIMARLALDRECVANAALAEIEQGFTDDRMIDDGASDNAKSGTLADRRYGPQVLMLGEPRPGWFLRANIWPAQSDYALRASGDTAFSYGLAHDHNFDFLTIGYHGPGYVSDYYEQDYDALAGYRGEPARLRFIERSALHKGRILYYRKHRDVHCQYPPEQLSISLNLMFTAPEQHWYDQYRHDLDSDRIDGIVSHGASDVLLRLAVEAELDEGLELAETVLHLHPSGRLRGVALDALHRHLSDEPQAQARLLERAMQSDSALVAGQVRQLALTHSRDDL
- a CDS encoding prephenate dehydratase, whose protein sequence is MQSYPGIALEKVREMAAMAAAEPARAVAFQGAPGANSHIACSRYDSAALPMPCFSFADAIDAVKHGDADRAIIPIENSQHGRVADIHFLLPESGLSIIAESFLPIHHCLMARSAGPHHEVLSHPQALGQCRHYLKQHGMTPIAYADTAGAAARVAESQEAGLAAIAPEMAAELYDLKIIARNIEDADHNMTRFVVLSRTGTMPDEDSGPVMTTLTFEVKSIPAALYKALGGFATNNVNMTKLESYQRDGKFSAAEFYADIEGMPGNPAVDRALEELAFHSKWVRLLGSYPRARERG